The following nucleotide sequence is from Sulfolobales archaeon.
GATGATCTTCACCAGCCCTATAAAAGTTGGAGATATACTCGAGATAACAGCTTCTCTAACCAGGACTTGGAGAACCTCTATGGAGATCGAGGTTGAGGTGAGATCTCATATAGATAGAAGGGATCTCAAGACAAGATCATATTTCACGTTTGTAAAAATAGGTGAGGATGGAAGGCCCAAGGAGCTTAAGCCGTATATACCTCTAACCCCTGAGGAGGTGGAGGCCTGGGAGGAGGCTGAGATAAGGAGGAAATCCAGGCTAGAGGATCTTAATAGGATATCAAAGTATAAAGGGCTTAACATAGATTTCAGCAGAGGCGTAAAACAACCATATTTAATATAGATATAACAAGCTATTTCCTTATTATCTCTGCCTCAATATATACATCTTGGGGTACTCTAATCCTCATTATCTGCCTCATAACCCTCTCATCGGCTGCAACATCAACCAGCCTCTTATGGATCCTCATCTCCCATTTCTCATATACCTTGGTGCCTTCGCCATGGGGGAGGCGTAGCACGGGCACCACCAGTCTCTTAGTCGGCATTGGTACTGGTCCTCGTACCTCTACACCTGCTTTCTTGGCTATCTCTACTATCTGGCCAGCTACATAGTCTACGTTTGAGGCGCTGGTGCCCCATATCCTTATTCTGACCTTCAAAACGGATCAGCCTTCAAAGCTTTGTTATATACTATCATGTGACGCTATTCTATTTATTTGATCTCTGCTGGTTTTACGTCTATCACGGTTCCAATACCTATTGTCTTACCCATATCCCTCATAGCGAATCTACCTAGCTGCGGGATATCAGAGTATTTCTCTATCACCATCGGCTTTATCGGCTTGAACTTAACTATAGCGATATCTCCAGCCTTTATGAACTGCGGGTTCTTCTCAACTATCTGACCAGTCCTCGGATCTACCTTGCCAACTATCTCAACAATCCTGCATGCTACAGACGCTGTGTGAGCATGTATAACCGGTGTATAGCCCACAGAGATTGCTGATGGATGCCACAGAATGAACACCCTTGCCGTGAACTCATCAGCAACGGTAGGCTTGTTAGTTGTATGGCCAACAACATCTCCCCTCTTAACCTCCTGCTTCGATATACCCCTCACGTTAAAGCCTATGTTATCCCCTGGTTCTGCCTTCTGTAGTGGCGTGTGGTGCATCTCTATGCTTCTCACATCACCACCCTTGTTTAAAGGCATTATAACCACGTTATCACCTACCTTGAGAACACCTGTCTCAACCCTTCCTATGAGGACTGTTCCAACACCGCTTATCGAGAGAGCCTCTGAGATCGGTATTCTGAGGGGCTTATCTATCGGCTTAGGCGGTAGCTTAAATGTATCTAGAGCCTCTAGCAGTGTTGGGCCTTTATACCACTTCATATTCTCGCTCCTAGTTACTAGGTTATCGCCGAGCCATGCAGATACTGGTACGAAGGGTATCTCATCAACCTTATATCCCAGACCCCTCATAATCTTTTTAACTCCCTCTACAACCTCTTTATATCTCTGCTCTGAGAATGGAGGCTCTGTAAGATCCATCTTGTTTACAGCAACCACAACCTGATCTATACCCATGGTCTTTGCAAGCGTTATATGCTCCCTAGTCTGGCCCTCAGGGCTAACGCCGGCCTCGTACTCACCCTTCTTAGCAGATACAACTAGGAGGGCAGCGTCAGCCTGGCTAGCACCAGTGATCATGTTCTTCACGAAGTCCCTATGACCCGGGGCATCTATAATGGTGAAGTAGTACTTGTTTGTTTCGAACTTAACAAAGCTGGGTGCAATGGTTACACCCCTCTCCCTCTCCTCCTTCATCCTATCTAAGAGCCAGGCGAACTTCTCGGTCTCCTTACCCCTCTTCTTAGCCTCCTCCTCAACCTCTTTCTGCTGCTTCTCATCAATCTGCTTTAAAAGG
It contains:
- the tuf gene encoding translation elongation factor EF-1 subunit alpha, which gives rise to MSSQKPHLNLVIIGHVDHGKSTLVGHLLVLLKQIDEKQQKEVEEEAKKRGKETEKFAWLLDRMKEERERGVTIAPSFVKFETNKYYFTIIDAPGHRDFVKNMITGASQADAALLVVSAKKGEYEAGVSPEGQTREHITLAKTMGIDQVVVAVNKMDLTEPPFSEQRYKEVVEGVKKIMRGLGYKVDEIPFVPVSAWLGDNLVTRSENMKWYKGPTLLEALDTFKLPPKPIDKPLRIPISEALSISGVGTVLIGRVETGVLKVGDNVVIMPLNKGGDVRSIEMHHTPLQKAEPGDNIGFNVRGISKQEVKRGDVVGHTTNKPTVADEFTARVFILWHPSAISVGYTPVIHAHTASVACRIVEIVGKVDPRTGQIVEKNPQFIKAGDIAIVKFKPIKPMVIEKYSDIPQLGRFAMRDMGKTIGIGTVIDVKPAEIK
- the rpsJ gene encoding 30S ribosomal protein S10 gives rise to the protein MKVRIRIWGTSASNVDYVAGQIVEIAKKAGVEVRGPVPMPTKRLVVPVLRLPHGEGTKVYEKWEMRIHKRLVDVAADERVMRQIMRIRVPQDVYIEAEIIRK